AGCCTTTTCCTTGCCTTGCAGGTCACATTCACTGACCTGCAGTTCCCCAGAGAGAGCCTGCAGCCTGTCCCCCTCCTGGGACTGTCTCAGAAACTAagttcactgcctccaaagagacagggCACAAGCCTGTCAGGCCAGCTGAGGGTCACTTTATGCTTCAATAGAGCAGCTCGGAGACGGCTTATAGGAAAACTCAGAAGTTTAACAAAGAACGGAGATTTGAGGAACAGACACAGCTGGTTACAAACAAAGCTCGCTGTCTACTGCctaaaacttaattttagcaCATTttaatctttgcctaagcagttttCTCACTTAGCTCCTGCCTTTCAGGCTAAGAGGAAAAGGATCTGCCCCTCACAGGCTTTCAGGTGCCATCCCTATGTCCTCTGTGTGAGGGATAACCAAGCTGGCTTTCTGCCTTCTATAGCTTTTCCAGTCTCTTGTCTTTGTCTCAAGAGCCAGGAAgcctttgggggagggggcacaaacTCGGATGTGTAGAGAgctaactaagggcttgtctacatcagaaagttgcagcgctggtgagggagttacagcgctgcaacttaggaggtgtacacatctgcagggcaccaccagcgctgcaactccctgtttgcagcgctggccgtactctcgttttgtctcaggtgtagaggatccagcgctggtgatccagcgctggtaatccaatgtagacacttaccagcgcttttcttgacctccgtggaataagcaggtatcccagcatacctgaggaagcctctggtaatcaagctggtctccttccccagcttgctctcacgttccccgaaccccgagcaagcaggtctccttccctgaggtttgctgggtggttccgggaacgcgagagcaaaccgcggcgaagctggtctcctttcccggtttgctctcgcgttccccaagcaagcaggtctccttccctgcggtttgcagagtggttcggggaacgcgagagcaaaccgcggagaagctggtctcctttcccggtttgcgctctcgttccccgaacccccgagcaagcaggtctccttccctgcggtttgcaggggggttcggggaacgcgagagcaaaccgcggcgaagctggtctcctttcccggtttgctctcgcgttccccgaaccccccttgaagccgcccaacagcgctgcagtgtggccacatctaacaccacttgcagcgctggttgctgtaagtgtggccactctgcagtgctggccctatacagctgtactaatatagctgtaacaaccagcgctgcaaaattttagatgtagacatggcctaagtagtTTTCTCTGCTGCTCGATGGCTTTGTTGATCTTATATGTAAATATCCTTTCATGGGGCTCTGCTTGTCATCAAGCCACTTAGAGGGGGAACTCCCATTCCTTGGTCTGGGGCAGCCTTGCTGTAGGCACTGCCTCCAAAACACAGGTGTAAGAGCATATTGCCAGCACTTATGTCATTCTCTATATCCACACACATCATGACTTTCAGGACCAGCATGTCACCTGTTTATGGATGATACTTTCCATGACAACAGTGTATTGGGGACAGTGACCGTCAGGGTGAATTACTGGAGTGTGGACCCTTTGCCAGTGGGCACTGGGGGTCAGACTGGTGGAGAGCATCAGGCCCCTAGAGGGGATTGCAGTCAGGATCTTGTGGACTCTTTATTTTACCTTCGGAAAGTCTCTGATAAAATGCCTCATCCGTGGTCTGCTCTGAGGAACAGTCCCAGCCATGCAGAGCCAGTGGAGatgggcaccccagcccagagcaactGCTTAGCCCTATCCTGCGTGGGACATTTCTCCACAGCCATCACAGCCCCTGGATGCAAATGAACAAACGCAGTGAATCACCACATGGCCGCTGACATCACATAAGAATGCTCAGCCAGCCAATCGGCACATGGCTACAAGATGTGATCACGTTTCCATGGCAGTCATGGATGGTGCTGCAGACACACCTGGGGAAAAGATGCTGGGAGACTCTGGGGCAGAGGCCAGCCTGGTGTGAATGGGAGTAACCTGCTCTGAAGTGCAGGCAGAAGCTGGTTCCTTGGTGTATTGAACAACCCTAGCTAGAACCATCTCCACACCCAGAGCTTCGTGGGGAGGGCAGGTGGGTGAGGGAACtgaggggctgggagtgaggacacctgggttctatatacagctctaggaggggactgggcatctagtggttagagcacagggcGCTGGGATGTTGGACTCCTGGGCCTATTCCgagctctggcaggggagtggggtctagtggttagagtggctGGACTCTTGCCTTCAGCACTGTAACTGTCAGAGTAAGTCAGTCTGACCCTCGGCTTTCATCTTTCAGCCCCACTGGGAGTCACCAACTTTTCCCTTGATGACCCTGCCCCGTTCTGTGGAACTGGTCTCGGTGAAAAATTCCTAGTTGCTTGTTACCCCGCACATAGgaggccctgccaaattcacggtcataggattttaaaaatcataaatttcagttTGATATTTATgcctgaaatttcatggtggtgtaaccatgtgggtcctgaccccaaaaggaggtgggggggttgcaaggctattgtaggaGTGGGGTCATGGTGTTGCCACTCTTCTGCTGCTGACAGCagcgctaccttcagagctgggcagccggagagctgtggctgctggccaggcacccatctctgaaggcagcgctggtGCCAGCAGCGGCGCAGCAGGGTGGCTTGGTACGGTATTGcccccttccttctgtgctgctactggtgGGGCAATGTCTTcagagcagccgctgctctccagccacccagctccgaaggcagtgtAGTTGTAAAGgtggcagtactgcaacccctctGCGATAGCcttgcaacccccctccccacaatgcCCTTTTGGGTCGTAACCTCCAgtatgagaaacactggtctcccctgtgaaatctgtatagtatagggtacaaggacacaaaagaccagatttcagaaGAAGGGAGAGCAGGTGTCATGGTCAATGACACATTTTTCgtggccatgaatttgatagggccctactcCTACTATCTCCCACCCTTCAGCTCAACTTCTGCTCTTGCTTCAAGCCCATATTCTCCCTCCCAGCCAGCCCACACTGGTGTCTGATGCTCTGGAAAGCCAGAGAAgtgggagctgccacaggccaggccagaggagatggaggctggtggggagaggggtgggaaaTCCCAGCTGAGGGGAGGTCTGGAAGCAAGGCAGCGGTAGGAGCTGTGATAGCCCAGGCCGGAGGAGATGAAGCCAGGGTAGGAATCTCAGCTGAAGGGGAACTGGATTTCTGGGAGGTCAGAGGGGcgggagctgccacaggccagGCCAGAGGGAGATGGAGGCTGGGATTGGGCTGGGTCTCTGGGAGGAGCTGCCCTGAGACAAACACCTAGAGGAGGGTTTCAGCAGTTCAGCATTCCCAGGAACTCACACAAGAACTGGCCTTTCTCTCTGTAAGGCAGGGGCTACAGCAGCTTGCCGGAGCCAACATGGCCTCACAGAGCAGTGAAGGCATCATCAAGCTGTCGAGGGAGGAGCTGGAGGCCCTGAAAGCTGCCTTTGATCAAGGGAACCTCGCTGGAGTGGCCTCCAGGCTGCAGGAGATGCTGGAGTCGCTGGAGACTGTCCAGCTGGACGTGGGAATCACGGGCGAGACTGGCTCTGGGAAGTCGTCCTTTGTCAACGCCCTCCGGGGCCTGGGCGATGAAGATGCAGGTGCCGCCCGCACTGGTGTGGTGGAGACCACCAGGGAGCCGACTCCATACCAGCATCCCCGGTACCCCAACGTGACCATCTGGGACCTGCCAGGGATTGGCACACCCGATTTCCACCCTGACACCTACCTGGAGCAGGTCAGCTTCTCGCGCTATGACATCTTCTTCATCATTGCCTCACAGCGCTTCACCGCCAACCACGCCGCTCTGGCCCGCCACATCCAGGCCATGGACAAGAGTTTCTACTTCGTCCGCTCCAAGGTGGATGTAGACCTGGACTGCTCCCTCAGGCGCCGGCCATCCAACTACAGCGAGGTGGGGGTGCTGCAGGAGATCCGACAGAATTGCCTGGAGGGTCTGCGGGCCCAAGGCATCCACTCGCCCCAGGTCTTCCTCCTCTCAGCCTTTGATCTCAGCAAATACGACTTCCACCTCCTGGGGGAGACGCTGGAGAGGGAGCTGAGCCACCACAAGCGGCACGCCTTCCTGATGGCCCTGCCCAACATCTCCCTGCACATCCTGGAGAAGAAAAAGGCAGCAATGTTGGAGCACATGTGGCTGGTCTCCACCGTGGCCTGCGGTGTCCACGCCGCGCCCGTCCCAGGGCTCCTGATCTTCTGCGATGTGGACATCCTGACCAGGACCCTGCAAGGTTACTGCAAGGGCTTTGGCCTGGAAGACGACTCTCTGGAGAAGCTGGCGGCACAAATGGGGCAGCCAGTGGAGCAGATGAAGGCCGTGATCAAGTCACCGTTGGCCAAGGAGATCTCCAACATCCTGGTGGTGCAGCTGTTGATACAGGCAGGCAGCGAggcacctaagctagccaatgaggTGCTGAGCTCTGTCCCACTCCTGGGCTCACTTGCATCTGGAGCACTGTCTTTTGCCACCACGTACAAGATGCTGAGGAGTTTTGTGAATGCGGTGGCTGCTGATGCCCAGAAGGTGCTTATTAAAGCCTTCAACCTGGATGCTAAGAAATGAGCCAGAAAGGAGGAGAGATTGAAACACCCTCTGTGAGGCAAGGGACCAAAATCCAGTGCCAGGTGCAAACAGGATTCCAGCATCCTGTGGAAATCCCTCAAGCTTCCTACCTGATCTCAGAATTTCATTCCAGAGCTGGATATAAAATCCATGATTGAATTTCTAAAGTTTCTGCTGCATTTGTTACTTTGCGATTTAAATGTCAAATATCCGAGCTGGTTCTGTTGTCACtgacactggtgcaaatcagggGTGAGTTTGTTGTATACTAGGAGTAACTCTGTTGTAAATACTTCATGGTAAACCAAAATTAAGTCCTTCTTAAATAGGTCATCATAAACTGTGGGTAATTCCATTATAAATAGATACTTCATTGTAAACTGGTCATAACTCTGTTGTAAATACACCGCTGTAAACAAGGAGTAACATAGATGTCAATACTCTGTTGTAAACCAAGGGGAAATCTACTTGATACTAGGAGTAATGCTGGTGTGAACCAGGAGTAACTCTTGTACATAGATTATGACCTGGGGTTACCCCATTATAACTAAATGGTTTATTGTAAACTAGATGTGATTTTACTGTAAATACTCCACTGTAAATGGGGTGTAACTCTGTTGTAAACCAGAAGCTGTAAATATtctgggccagaacctcagctggggCAAATTGGGGGGAAAGCTCCACTTAAGTCACTgggctgtgtggcctagtggactGAAGACTAGAGTTTTATCCCCAGCTGTACTGTTccatgaccatgggcaagtcacttcccctccacttacctcagtttccccacctgtagaatgggaataatgatgctgacctcctttgtaaagaatttgagatctactgatgtaaGAGTTAGTGATTATTAGGGTAGAAAATATGAAGTGAGGATCTGGCCAGGCATTGTAAACCAGGAGTAACCTCTCAAATTGCAGTAAAACCAGAGTACAGTATGTCAGAATCAAGCCAGTCACTTCTagtagggggtgggtgggaggtgaaaACGAACTAAAGTTCTATGACCCCACAATTAATTTAGCAAAACTTAAATATGTCCTTAGCTTTCATATCGCTGTAATGAACAGTATGGAagcagagtccaggctccagtaTAGAGGCAGGAGTGTGGTCTGAGGTTAGGGTAGGCAGACTGACAATCAGGACTCTGGGGTGCTAATCTCAGCCCTAGGAGGCAGTGAGGGTTAGTGCAGGAAAGTGGGATTCAAGACTCCTGCGTTCGCTTCCTTCCCCACTCTACCACTTCCTCACATAGGAGAGTCACTCCAACTCTTTGTGCCCTGTTTAACCCTTTAGGAGAAATGGGGATAATTTTCATATTTACCAAGCTCTCTAGTGTGTTTTAAGATCATTGGAGGAATGACCTCTTCAGTCTTGTTAATATGTAGCATGCGATGGTTAGTTCCTGACTAGGGCTTCGGGCCAGCCATCCTCTGAGGATCTGTATGAGTTTAACCCCAGACAGTCACTTGGGATCAGAGCTGGTCGAGAAATAGACTCTatcctgtgggaaattctgagaTTTTGAAACTTGAAGCAGAACAAAAAGTCAATCTTGGGGATTTTTTCTTGAACAGAAacattccaaaatattttgtctCAGCCTTGCAGAAAcgttttgtttgtatgtttgttgTCAAACGTTTTGTTTGACAAATTTTATTGTCATGTAAACTTTTGTTAGAAGTTAGAATAATaggatattagggttggaagggacctcaggaggtatctagtccaaccccctgctcaaagcaggaccaatccccaactaaatcatcccagtcagggctttgtcaagccaggccttaaaaatctctaaggaaggcgattccaccacctccctaggtaacccattccagtgcttcaccaccctcctagtgaaatagtgtttcctaatatccagcctagaccttccccactgcaacttgagaccattgctccttgttttgtcatctgccaccactgagaacagctgagctccatcctctttggaacccctttcaggtagttgaaggcagctatcaaatcccccctcactcttctcttctgcagactaaataaccccagttccctcagctatccctgtaagtcatgtgccccagccccctaatcatttttgttgccctctgctgggctctttccaatttgtccacaccccttttgtagtgggggaaccaaaactggacagacacagtacttcagatgtggcctcaccagtgccgaaccgaggggaacaatcacttccctcgatctgctggcaatgcttctactaatgcagctcaatatgccgTTTGccgccttggcaacaagggcacactgactatAATGATGACTATAAAAGCCAACTTTTTATTACTAAGTTAGAAGCTATAGTATAGTctaacaaaattcaaaatgaaatgtttggccCTGATcacaatgaaacatttcaataacTTCCTGTAGAAAATGGGGATGAAATCGCTATGGctctgtgaaacattttgattttgtcaaatCAGTATTTTTCCAAAAAACAGCCTTCACTATggctcatagaactggaagggacctcaagaggtcatctagtccagtcccctgcactcatggcaggactaagtattatctagactattcctcacagatgtttgtctagccagctcttaaaaatctccaatgctggagattccacagcctccctccaCAATTTGTTCccgtgcttaaccatcctgacagttaggaagtttttcctaatgtccaacctaaaccttccttgctgcattttaagcccattgcttcttgtcctagcctcagaggttaagaaaaacaatccccccctcactccttgtaacaaccttttatgtacttgaaaactgttatcatatcccctctcaatCTTATCttatcttctccagactaaacaaacccagctttttcagtcttccctcataagtcatctGTTTGCCATGGAAGGTGCTATAGGGCAGGGACtagtttttgttctgtgcttgtacagccccttgcacagttggatcctgctccatgactgaaGCTCCTAGGCGCTAGCATAATACAAACCATTAATAATGGTGATAGTGATGGGAGGCAGTGCGAACGTCTTACACTGTGTAAGCCTACCAGAGGCTGGGCCAGGTCAATCAGGGTTGTCCTGTCTACACACATTCCCAAAGCATGTACTCAGCAAAACTGTTAGCCATGACTTTCCTCCTGTGAAAACTCTTTGCAGATTCAGTTTGCCAACTCCCCTTCATTTGCTTCCTCAACAATTACAGAGAAGGTTATTGTCAcacttcagggcaactgcacctggaTTCCCCCTCCATGGTCCCTCGAGGGCACCTGCTGTagcctcccagctcctcagccagcacTTCTCTCGGGCAAagacccacatctctctccctcctgactgagATATTTCCAGGCTGCTCCATGTCCTGCCTTTAATGTTGTATCCCCAGCACACCAGACTATCTAACCAGGCCAGCGtctgtgctttgttttctctccaAGGGCTAGGAACAAGTGTGATTGCCAGCAGTCACATGTTACCAGATAGCTCTTTataagcaagtacatttattggtaaggtgaaagcattacagagacacATCAAACCAGCATGAGTTCCTATATGCATGTGTCAGCTGTTCTGAGTGCACCCCTTTTCTGCGGCTCAGCTTTCATCGAACCAGCTTTCCTCTATTCAATTTCAATGGGCTCAATCCATCACTTTAACATGAAATGAACCAATCAGCCCTTAAGgtccagagcctgcagccttcCTGTATCCCCCTATCAGTTCCCTGGAGTCAGCTCGACCTGGGGCTGTTTCCTTTTCATCACCGCGGCATCTCTGTTCTTTCATAGCTGGGCTTGTTTTCCTTATAGGGTCCAACTGTGGTTTTCTTGTCTCCTTGAGTGGCAGTTCTGGCAGCGGTACTGGGGTGAGGTCAGCCTGGTTGCCTGGGCGCAGGGAAGGCTCTCTTCTGCCTGTGTCCTGCCTGAGGTTTGTAAACCttaggacagtgtgtgtgtgtgtgtgtgtgtgtgtgtgtgtgtgtgtgtgtgtgtgtgtgtgtgtgtgtgtagaaagcTTTCCAGTCACCTGTCAGGCTTCTGGGACATCAGTCGgccaaagtccttccaacccttcttgAACAGAAGGTCTcatccatttgctggatcagaaagaaggtccTGAGCCAGTTGAAACTCCGACTATTTATCCAccagtcctttctttgtctgttggtctctggagcctccccagctgatggcacctctctggaggtgttacaatctgaatgaatttgcctaatcactcCCTGCAACGGGGGTTCACTCATCActttggtgcctcctgctggttgtcttgggaattagctctgcatgTTAGTGTGTCCTCGTCGGGTGGTGCCTTTGCCACCATCACTCCTGCTCTAGGACCCACATCTCTCCAAGGATCATGGTTTCATCTTCAGTGACACAGTCCTCCAGCCGTGCCACACACTGTGCTCCCCCCTTCTGGGGGACCTGCTGTctgctgttcagccactccccTTAGTGGCGACTGCAGCAACTTGTCTGGCCACTGTCTGTCACTGCCCTAGTTcctgctagcagcactgctctgtccagggtgctggcagttctttcagccctccagagacacagtccttcctccctggggTCCCAGCAGAAAACTGCCTTCCTGTGTCTTGCAGCtccctttttatatgggcctgcttggtcctgattggctgctcctttcagcccttctctgcacagcctccctagggctctattaacccctcaGAGCTCAGTGTGGGGCAGGTGCTCCATCACCCCCCCATACTTTTCTTAGTTCCTGGGGGAGCTGTGGTCACCTTCCCCCATGGAATTACATGCAGTctgtggcccacaatgatacacaaagtaagatctcccaaagataGTGCAGAAAATTGCCATATTTGTCACAGTTAGAGCTAGAACTTCATGAAAATCAGAATTTCACCTCCCATGGGGAGTTCTGATCTTTCAACCATTTGTCCTGAAAAATCAGAATATTGACATTTTCCAGAAGAAATAAATGTTTTGACGTTCCCAGCAGCTGCTCAATGCACTCACCCACAGCTGTGATAGCTCCTGCCCCTGCTTGTTTGTAGCCTTGATCCTGCCTTCCTTTGTTCCAGATAACCTGGTCCTGACCCCTGCTCTGGTGCTTGGCCTCTGCctctgaccctgggctccagTTTCTAATGCCtgtctcctgctctaaccactgggcctgGTCCCAGCCACCATGTGCTCCAGCAGCCTGCAAGGCAGGAGCCTGGGAGCTGGAATTCCTAGGGTTTCCTTGCTACTGAGTGTCTGGGAGTGTGGAAGGCCTGGGGTCTCCTGCAGTGGGGCAGCTGGCCAGATGGGCGGCCCCAGAAGTGGGGAGCCAGGCAGGCTGCTGAGAAGCAGGGAATCCAAAGCTGGGAacaattttctgatgaaaatttcTCATGGAAAAAGTTGGTTTTGCAGAACAGACTGTTCTGTCTGAATGTTACCCTGGTGGGAAATCCCCATCAGCTCCAGTCTCCagccttcatggttgcagagaaaaccttCTAACATGTGTGCGCCCTAAGGGGTCAGAAACCAGCAGGCCTACACCGAGATCCCAtatcagtcatttaaaaaaatctcatgatttttaagccagtctcatgattttgttAAGGGTCTGATGCAAGAGTCTTTAGTGCCTGGGGTTGGTGAAGCCGCAAATGTTTGACAGCTGAGCTCCCATTCAGGAAAATGAGAACACTCATGCCCCTCTCCAATCCCCCCCTGCACCATATGCTGTGAATTCATACATTACCCTCACCccttccaccccagccctttGGACATGCCCCTCACTTTAGGAAATGATCCTGTAATTCTTCATACACTGACCCCCCTCCCAGTTCCTCGCACACTTTGATGAAATAGTCACAAAGCTTGGCATGCTCTGAGTTAGCACCCATTGAAATGCATGGGCAGTTCACCCCTCAGTtactgtttcaggctctctgcagacccaggcagatGTCCCTGCGCTTGGTAAACTTGGGTCACATTGTCTAGGTTTTCTGCACAGCTGGAACAGCAGGAGGCTGTTTGTTCAAATACAAACTGAGACTTTGCAGAACAATTATGAGgcttctctgccccctggcctCTAAGACTCCTAGGTgggtgtgacataccagggtacaatctagactaatgagtagctgtgtcacccctgccctgaaacTTTCAGTGCCTTCCAATGCCTGGCTGAAGCAGCTCCCACCTGAGTTGCTCACCAACAgtcttccagcatgcaagccatgCCCTGAGTGTCAACTTTTTCTGTCTTTCAGTAAGAACCGGTTGGCTATTGCACAGCATGTCTTGTCTGCAGAGCTCCCTGCACTTCCCAAAAGGGATCAGTGTCATCATCCCAATTTACAGAGAAAAACTGCTGCATCAAGAAGGGTTACACTCTGGCTTTCCTTAGTTATACTGCAGAGTGACCCCAAGACactcccagatttctcccctgtaCTACCCAGCCCTCTCCTACCagtgcaaaatattttaagtccattattccttaaagggaataatatgccagcTTAGCATTTGAAATCGGTATTCAGacatttcaatttaaacacaATTCGATCACATAAAACAGTCAAACAAGTCTACTAACTACAAAGAGATGGATTTTAAGG
The genomic region above belongs to Gopherus evgoodei ecotype Sinaloan lineage chromosome 24, rGopEvg1_v1.p, whole genome shotgun sequence and contains:
- the LOC115639252 gene encoding interferon-inducible GTPase 5-like, with protein sequence MASQSSEGIIKLSREELEALKAAFDQGNLAGVASRLQEMLESLETVQLDVGITGETGSGKSSFVNALRGLGDEDAGAARTGVVETTREPTPYQHPRYPNVTIWDLPGIGTPDFHPDTYLEQVSFSRYDIFFIIASQRFTANHAALARHIQAMDKSFYFVRSKVDVDLDCSLRRRPSNYSEVGVLQEIRQNCLEGLRAQGIHSPQVFLLSAFDLSKYDFHLLGETLERELSHHKRHAFLMALPNISLHILEKKKAAMLEHMWLVSTVACGVHAAPVPGLLIFCDVDILTRTLQGYCKGFGLEDDSLEKLAAQMGQPVEQMKAVIKSPLAKEISNILVVQLLIQAGSEAPKLANEVLSSVPLLGSLASGALSFATTYKMLRSFVNAVAADAQKVLIKAFNLDAKK